Proteins from one Phalacrocorax carbo chromosome 30, bPhaCar2.1, whole genome shotgun sequence genomic window:
- the NACC1 gene encoding nucleus accumbens-associated protein 1 — protein sequence MAQTLQMEIPNFGNSILECLNEQRLQGLYCDVSVVVKGHAFKAHRAVLAASSSYFRDLFNSSKSAVVELPAAVQPQSFQQILSFCYTGRLSMNVGDQFLLMYTAGFLQIQEIMEKGTEFFLKVSSPSCDSQGLHSEEAPSSEPQSPVAQTSGWPSGAAALPLVSRVKTEQGEPDGVQCTFVVKRLWDGGPKDGAAGGNGSRKMAKFSAPEPGRQPQPPAPAAAAGPAPAAAAAPGPSAADQTSPGGTSSAYTSDSPGSFHNEEDEEEDGGEEGSDEQYRQICNMYTMYSMMNVGQAAAEKVEALPDQATSESRNRVRVRQDLASLPAELINQIGNRCHPKLYDEGDPAEKLELVTGTNVYITRAQLMNCHVSAGTRHKVLLRRLLASFFDRNTLANSCGTGIRSSTNDPSRKPLDSRVLHAVKFYCQNFAPNFKESEMNAIAADMCTNARRVVRKSWIPKLKLLMAEGDSYTSFINDTGKLEPDIMGPEPAFEAGGHEGEAGAPGEGLQ from the exons ATGGCTCAGACGCTGCAGATGGAGATCCCCAACTTCGGGAACAGCATCCTGGAGTGCTTGAACGAGCAGCGGCTGCAGGGGCTGTACTGCGACGTCTCGGTGGTGGTGAAGGGCCACGCGTTCAAGGCGCACCGGGCCGTGCTGGCCGCCAGCAGCTCCTACTTCCGGGACCTTTTCAACAGCAGCAAGAGCGCGGTGGTGGAGCTGCCGGCCGCCGTCCAGCCCCAGTCCTTCCAGCAGATCCTCAGCTTCTGCTACACGGGGCGGCTCAGCATGAACGTGGGCGACCAGTTCCTGCTGATGTACACCGCCGGCTTCCTGCAGATCCAGGAGATCATGGAGAAGGGGACTGAGTTCTTCCTCAAGGTCAGCTCGCCCAGCTGCGACTCGCAGGGGCTGCACAGCGAGGAGGCGCCCTCCTCCGAGCCCCAGAGCCCCGTGGCCCAGACCTCGGGGTGGCCCTCGGGCGCCGCCGCCCTGCCCCTGGTCTCGCGGGTGAAGACGGAGCAGGGCGAGCCCGATGGGGTGCAGTGCACCTTCGTGGTCAAGCGCCTCTGGGACGGCGGCCCCAAGGATGGCGCCGCCGGCGGCAACGGCAGCCGCAAGATGGCCAAGTTCTCGGCACCGGAGCCGGGTCGccagccgcagccccccgccccggcggcggcggcggggccagccccggcagcggcagcggcaCCCGGCCCCAGCGCAGCTGACCAGACCAGCCCTGGGGGCACGTCCAGCGCCTACACGAGCGACAGCCCCGGCTCCTTCCACAAtgaggaggacgaggaggaggatgggggcGAGGAAGGCTCTGACGAGCAGTACCGCCAGATCTGCAACATGTACACCATGTACAGCATGATGAATGTAGGGCAGGCAG cCGCGGAGAAGGTGGAGGCTCTGCCGGACCAGGCCACCTCGGAGTCACGCAACCGGGTGCGGGTGCGGCAGGACCTGGCCTCGCTGCCGGCCGAGCTCATCAACCAGATCGGGAACCGCTGCCACCCCAAGCTCTACGACGAGGGAGACCCCGCCGAGAAGCTGGAGCTTGTCACAG GCACCAACGTCTACATCACGCGGGCGCAGCTGATGAACTGCCACGTCAGCGCGGGGACGCGGCACAAAGTCCTCCTGCGGCGGCTCCTGGCATCCTTCTTTGACCG CAACACCCTGGCCAACAGCTGTGGCACGGGCATCCGCTCGTCCACCAACGACCCCAGCCGGAAGCCGCTGGACAGCCGGGTCCTGCATGCCGTCAAGT TTTACTGCCAGAACTTTGCGCCCAACTTCAAGGAGAGCGAGATGAACGCCATCGCCGCCGACATGTGCACCAACGCACGGCGCGTCGTGCGCAAGAGCTGGATCCCGAAGCTGAAGCTGCTGATGGCCGAGGGGGACTCCTACACCTCCTTCATCAACGACACCGGCAAGCTGGAGCCCGACATCATGGGCCCCGAGCCGGCCTTTGAGGCCGGCGGCCACGAGGGCGAGGCGGGCGCCCCGGGGGAGGGCCTGCAGtga
- the IER2 gene encoding immediate early response gene 2 protein produces the protein MEEAQRLLTVSVWKLYRCRLQRGGLRLHRSLQLSLLVRAARHRYLTARSAAGTPPGAAPGDPLCLPTPDRGDPPSAPAGDPRSAQHRGDPPSAPAGDPRSAQHRGDPPSAPAGDPRSAQHRGDPPNAPAGDPRSAQHRGDPPSRQIPDPRSAQDRGDPPNPPTPDPRSGQGRGHLPTPDPANRDHPQDSPSRYRDPPSAPRLPPPRDPPSAPPATLPPPEPRPPAAPRPPGTPPAARTGRKRRSSGSAGPGPVPVPSKRARLEAEEPPLAPGPPGRCSGPPAAAFGLLVRAVGAC, from the coding sequence ATGGAGGAGGCGCAGCGGCTGCTCACCGTGTCCGTGTGGAAGCTTTACCGCTGCCGGCTGCAGCGCGGCGGCCTCCGCCTCCACCGGagcctccagctctcgctgcTCGTCCGCGCCGCCCGGCACCGCTACCTGACGGCCCGCTCCgccgcggggacccccccgggggCGGCACCCGGGGACCCGCTGTGCCTACCGACCCCCGACCGCGGGGACCCCCCGAGCGCCCCGGCCGGCGACCCCCGCAGCGCCCAGCACCGCGGGGACCCCCCGAGCGCCCCGGCCGGCGACCCCCGCAGCGCCCAGCACCGAGGGGACCCCCCGAGCGCCCCGGCCGGCGACCCCCGCAGCGCCCAGCACCGAGGGGACCCCCCGAACGCCCCGGCCGGCGACCCCCGCAGCGCCCAGCACCgaggggacccccccagccGACAGATCCCGGACCCCCGCAGCGCCCAAGACCGGGGCGACCCCCCGAACCCACCGACCCCGGATCCCCGCAGCGGCCAGGGCCGGGGGCACCTACCGACACCGGACCCCGCGAACCGCGACCACCCCCAGGACTCCCCGAGCCGGTACCGCGACCCGCCGAGCGCCCCGAGGCTGCCGCCCCCCCGGGATCCCCCGAGCGCTCCCCCCGCCACGCTGCCGCCGCCTGAACCGCgaccccccgccgccccccggccccccggaacCCCTCCGGCAGCGCGGACCGGCCGCAAGCGACGGAGCAGCGGCtcggccgggcccggcccggtgCCGGTACCGAGCAAACGGGCGCGGCTGGAGGCGGAGGAGCCGCCGCtcgccccggggccgcccggccgctgctcggggccgcccgccgccgccttcGGCCTCCTGGTCCGTGCCGTCGGGGCGTGCTGA